The proteins below are encoded in one region of Ferroplasma acidiphilum:
- a CDS encoding valine--tRNA ligase, whose amino-acid sequence MIDTVAIEKKWKDYWFNNNIFAFKKGDKNYTIDTPPPTVSGKMHVGHAFSYPQQDFIARYKRMKGYNVFYPWGFDDNGLPTEKFVEKERRVTIDNTPLKDYIEICREVSRESEKGLYQAWYDTGISADFKNYIDTSSDFSIKISQEMFLDLVAKKRAYRDEAPYITCPTCRTAISQIEMKDAIISTELVYINFNGIEIATTRPEMLGACVAIFVNPDDERFKKFIGTTVNVPVYGYPVKVMSDPSIDMEFGTGAEMLCTFGDQHDLELWKKYGIKARIILKNNRINDGSVIINMPIKDARKKIIDELQSKNYIIKIEKIKHSVNTHERCGTPIEIGISKQWYIKDLDIKNELIEFGNKIEWVPGHMKIRYDNWVTGLKWDWCISRQRYFGVPFPVWYCDNCGEIILAGNEELPVDPRLDNKKRKCEKCGSDNIVPETDVMDTWATSSLSPTLYLKHINQMDLYPMDSRFQGHDIITSWAFTTILRSYLHYGEIPWRKIVISGNVYDPFGQKMSKSKGNIVEPRAIIENYGADALRYWASTTMQGENIKLREQDLMRGRKTVIKLENSLKLIMMLANNKKPGNTIPEFPVNRWITTKMERTIKEVTEYMENNEIMKARISLDKFFWNEYCDNYLEMIKNESSKDDRRDETLSTAFSVFENILKMYSPIMPFITEELFHQANPSFSGSIGLEPYPEFDGQMIYNEENEVDYIIGVIDKIRNLKSQMKLSMAAPLDILKLHGDAKIIQKYDYILEGMMHINSMEIINSEDTYIEN is encoded by the coding sequence ATGATAGACACTGTGGCAATTGAGAAAAAATGGAAAGACTACTGGTTTAACAATAATATATTTGCATTCAAGAAGGGTGATAAGAATTATACTATAGATACGCCACCGCCTACAGTTTCTGGAAAAATGCATGTAGGGCATGCATTCTCATACCCGCAGCAGGATTTTATTGCAAGATATAAAAGGATGAAAGGCTATAATGTATTCTATCCGTGGGGATTTGACGATAACGGGCTACCAACAGAAAAATTTGTTGAAAAAGAAAGAAGGGTAACTATAGATAATACGCCATTAAAGGATTATATAGAAATATGCAGGGAAGTGAGCAGGGAGTCAGAAAAAGGCCTGTATCAAGCATGGTATGATACGGGCATAAGTGCTGACTTTAAGAACTATATAGACACATCATCCGATTTTTCAATTAAAATATCACAGGAAATGTTTCTTGACCTTGTTGCAAAAAAAAGGGCATACAGGGATGAAGCACCGTATATAACATGCCCAACATGCCGTACAGCAATATCACAGATAGAGATGAAGGATGCCATTATCAGCACAGAACTTGTGTATATTAATTTCAACGGCATTGAAATAGCCACAACAAGACCAGAAATGCTGGGTGCATGTGTAGCTATTTTTGTAAATCCAGATGATGAAAGGTTTAAGAAATTTATAGGAACCACTGTAAATGTTCCGGTGTATGGATATCCTGTAAAGGTTATGTCTGACCCGTCTATTGATATGGAATTCGGAACTGGAGCTGAAATGCTATGCACCTTTGGAGACCAGCATGACCTCGAGCTATGGAAAAAATATGGCATCAAAGCTAGGATAATTCTCAAAAATAACAGGATAAATGACGGGAGCGTTATTATTAACATGCCAATAAAGGATGCAAGAAAGAAAATTATTGACGAGCTTCAGAGTAAAAATTATATAATAAAAATTGAAAAAATAAAACATTCCGTAAATACCCATGAAAGGTGTGGAACTCCTATTGAAATAGGAATAAGCAAGCAGTGGTATATAAAAGATCTTGATATTAAAAATGAACTAATAGAATTCGGGAATAAAATAGAATGGGTACCAGGGCACATGAAAATAAGGTATGATAACTGGGTAACAGGGCTGAAATGGGACTGGTGCATATCCAGGCAGAGATACTTTGGTGTTCCTTTCCCTGTATGGTATTGTGACAATTGCGGTGAGATTATTCTTGCTGGAAATGAAGAACTTCCGGTAGACCCGAGGCTGGATAATAAAAAAAGAAAATGTGAAAAATGCGGGTCTGATAATATAGTTCCGGAAACCGATGTTATGGATACATGGGCAACTTCATCATTAAGCCCAACATTATATCTTAAACACATAAACCAGATGGATTTATACCCGATGGACTCCAGGTTCCAGGGGCACGACATAATTACATCATGGGCTTTTACCACAATACTGAGGTCGTATTTACATTACGGCGAAATACCATGGCGCAAAATAGTCATCAGTGGGAATGTTTATGATCCCTTTGGCCAGAAAATGAGCAAAAGCAAGGGAAATATAGTTGAACCGCGGGCAATTATAGAGAATTATGGCGCAGATGCACTGAGATACTGGGCATCAACAACCATGCAGGGGGAGAACATAAAACTAAGGGAACAGGACCTGATGAGGGGGCGCAAAACAGTAATAAAACTGGAGAATTCATTGAAACTTATTATGATGCTTGCAAATAATAAAAAACCCGGGAACACAATACCGGAGTTTCCTGTAAATAGATGGATAACTACAAAGATGGAACGCACCATAAAAGAGGTAACAGAGTATATGGAAAATAATGAAATCATGAAAGCCAGAATAAGCCTTGATAAATTTTTCTGGAATGAATACTGTGACAATTATCTTGAAATGATAAAAAACGAATCATCCAAAGATGACAGGAGAGATGAAACACTTTCGACTGCATTTTCTGTATTTGAAAATATACTTAAGATGTACTCACCCATAATGCCATTTATAACTGAAGAGCTTTTCCACCAGGCTAATCCATCTTTTTCAGGCAGCATAGGCCTTGAGCCGTATCCTGAATTTGATGGGCAGATGATTTATAATGAAGAAAATGAAGTTGATTATATAATAGGCGTAATAGACAAAATACGGAACCTGAAAAGCCAGATGAAACTGTCAATGGCAGCACCACTGGACATTTTAAAATTGCACGGGGATGCTAAAATTATACAAAAATATGATTATATACTGGAAGGAATGATGCACATAAATAGTATGGAAATAATAAATTCAGAGGATACTTACATTGAAAATTAA
- a CDS encoding ribokinase has product MQGIKVVGSINMDIIMSSARLPETGETIKADKYYMYPGGKGANQAVSVARTGVKPQLIGKIGNDYFAEMITNYLRKENLDLCLTYGDKTGIAMINVESSGKNMITVYPGSNGNMSYEDFHNIELKNSIVMFQQEIPLKTIRDFISSNMENGNLFITDPSPFSEDSYILENSGILTPNETEAQLIAGCTINSVEDAKKASTLISGKYKNNVIIKLGSRGSISNFDGEIKYHKPYNVKTVDTTGAGDCFNGAFASEFLRTGDVDKSMEFANIAAALSTTGYGAFPSFPYRNQIISIMEYE; this is encoded by the coding sequence ATGCAAGGGATAAAGGTTGTCGGCAGTATCAATATGGATATTATTATGTCTTCGGCTAGATTGCCGGAAACCGGTGAAACAATAAAGGCAGATAAATATTATATGTATCCTGGCGGAAAGGGCGCAAATCAGGCTGTGTCTGTTGCCCGTACCGGGGTAAAGCCACAGTTAATCGGCAAAATTGGAAATGATTATTTTGCTGAAATGATTACAAATTACCTTAGAAAGGAAAATCTGGATTTGTGTTTAACCTATGGTGATAAAACCGGCATTGCAATGATTAATGTTGAATCTTCGGGTAAGAATATGATCACTGTGTATCCCGGGTCAAATGGGAATATGTCATATGAGGATTTCCATAATATTGAACTGAAAAATTCCATTGTAATGTTCCAGCAGGAGATACCCTTAAAGACAATAAGGGATTTTATATCCAGTAATATGGAAAATGGAAATCTGTTCATTACAGACCCAAGCCCATTTTCTGAAGATAGCTATATACTGGAGAATAGTGGCATTTTGACTCCAAATGAAACCGAAGCCCAGCTAATAGCTGGATGTACTATAAACAGCGTAGAAGATGCGAAAAAAGCATCTACATTAATATCCGGGAAATATAAAAACAATGTAATCATAAAACTTGGTTCCAGAGGTTCAATCTCAAACTTTGACGGGGAGATAAAATATCATAAGCCATATAATGTAAAAACTGTTGATACAACAGGCGCAGGTGATTGTTTTAATGGTGCATTTGCGTCGGAATTCCTCAGGACCGGAGATGTAGATAAAAGCATGGAATTCGCCAATATAGCAGCTGCACTGTCAACTACAGGTTATGGCGCTTTTCCGTCTTTCCCTTACAGAAACCAGATTATTTCCATAATGGAATATGAATAA
- a CDS encoding orotate phosphoribosyltransferase-like protein: MKSLEELYNRALELKNKGMSDKEISTELHLSVNTITWLLSKDLKGNSVSDTKIGWRSVGVYGNRIEKIAEVMADIVTEEISLDNVTSIIGITINGIPYATMLSDLLDRELIVYRPHPSGKEGMFSSNFAGVKGKKIVIIDDVISTGETMKRTIEDVHNQGGEVVLCVVLVSKLNSDEINNVPVRSLIRATMVG; the protein is encoded by the coding sequence ATGAAAAGTCTTGAAGAATTGTATAATAGAGCGCTGGAACTGAAAAATAAGGGAATGTCCGATAAGGAAATATCAACGGAGCTACATCTTTCCGTAAATACCATAACATGGCTTTTGAGCAAGGACCTCAAGGGAAACAGTGTATCTGACACAAAGATTGGATGGCGCAGCGTGGGTGTATATGGCAACAGGATAGAGAAAATAGCAGAGGTCATGGCCGATATAGTTACTGAAGAAATATCTCTGGATAATGTAACATCAATAATAGGAATAACTATAAATGGAATACCATATGCAACAATGCTCTCAGATTTGCTTGATAGGGAGCTAATCGTCTACAGGCCGCACCCTTCAGGGAAGGAAGGAATGTTCAGCAGCAATTTTGCCGGTGTTAAAGGCAAGAAAATAGTCATAATAGATGATGTTATAAGTACAGGAGAAACAATGAAGAGGACTATTGAAGACGTACACAACCAGGGCGGAGAGGTGGTGTTGTGTGTCGTACTTGTATCTAAATTAAATTCTGATGAAATAAATAATGTCCCCGTAAGGTCACTTATCCGGGCTACTATGGTGGGATAA
- the purM gene encoding phosphoribosylformylglycinamidine cyclo-ligase — protein sequence MERKIIDRKSQGEFVSNFLRQIKFKRSDFKTINSLGGFTSLIDLGNFAVSFNNDGVGTKTIIAAETNKYNTIGIDCVAMNVNDAITVGAEPIAMLDYLSLKEMDNEIARQLGIGFNVGAQIANLNIVGGETAIVPDLVKNIDISATALGLIQKDQIITGEKISDGDLIFALKSSGLHSNGFTTVRKIIKDNEIDYEDQFPGDSKRVADVLLEPTRIYVREVLDAMSIVPIKGMANITGGGIKNIARMKDMKYVIDNPFDVDNVFLRLMDMGNLSFSEMFEIFNMGMGYIVVIDPESKTDFLNIVRNRVPVKEVGHVENGSGITIPEYSVEMHGYY from the coding sequence ATGGAAAGGAAGATAATAGACAGGAAATCACAGGGAGAATTTGTTTCCAATTTTCTGAGGCAGATAAAATTTAAGAGGTCCGATTTCAAGACAATCAATTCACTTGGTGGATTTACATCACTGATAGACCTGGGCAATTTCGCCGTTTCTTTTAATAATGATGGTGTTGGCACTAAAACTATAATAGCAGCTGAGACAAACAAATACAATACTATAGGCATAGATTGCGTTGCAATGAATGTAAATGATGCCATAACAGTTGGTGCAGAGCCCATAGCTATGCTTGATTATCTTTCACTTAAGGAGATGGATAATGAAATAGCACGGCAACTTGGCATCGGGTTTAACGTTGGTGCCCAGATAGCCAATCTAAATATTGTGGGAGGAGAAACAGCAATAGTTCCGGATCTGGTAAAAAACATAGACATATCTGCAACAGCCCTGGGATTAATACAGAAAGACCAGATAATTACAGGAGAAAAGATTTCAGACGGGGACCTCATATTCGCTTTGAAAAGCAGTGGTCTCCATTCCAACGGTTTCACCACTGTGAGGAAAATAATAAAGGATAATGAAATCGATTACGAAGACCAGTTCCCAGGAGATAGCAAAAGAGTTGCAGATGTACTTCTTGAACCAACAAGGATATATGTAAGGGAAGTTCTTGACGCCATGAGCATTGTGCCTATTAAGGGCATGGCAAATATTACCGGCGGGGGAATAAAAAATATTGCAAGGATGAAAGATATGAAATATGTTATTGACAATCCTTTCGATGTTGATAATGTGTTTTTGCGCCTGATGGATATGGGAAACCTTTCCTTCAGTGAAATGTTTGAAATATTCAATATGGGAATGGGGTATATTGTTGTAATAGACCCTGAGAGCAAAACAGACTTTTTAAATATAGTAAGAAATCGTGTTCCCGTAAAGGAAGTAGGGCATGTTGAAAACGGCAGCGGTATTACTATACCTGAATATTCTGTGGAAATGCACGGGTATTACTAA
- the zfx gene encoding zinc-containing ferredoxin encodes MVQREDVDFDPKHIDENFMSDEKNYPVTGEEDGLKVRAGGMQRMDDNGKPYPTKLGIHGTTVAVDWDGCIADGSCMDVCPVDLFEWKLNPGNSGTGNDKKVEKGTPEWEKYRTDKSNPVRESECIFCMACVTACPWSVIKVNNE; translated from the coding sequence ATGGTTCAGAGAGAAGACGTAGATTTTGACCCTAAACATATAGATGAAAATTTTATGAGCGATGAGAAGAACTATCCTGTAACAGGAGAAGAGGATGGGCTTAAAGTAAGAGCAGGCGGAATGCAGAGAATGGATGACAATGGAAAACCATACCCTACAAAATTAGGAATTCATGGAACAACCGTTGCCGTTGATTGGGACGGATGCATTGCAGATGGTTCATGTATGGATGTCTGCCCTGTTGACCTGTTTGAATGGAAATTAAATCCTGGAAATTCCGGAACTGGAAACGACAAAAAGGTAGAAAAAGGAACACCGGAATGGGAAAAATACAGAACAGACAAGTCAAACCCCGTAAGGGAATCAGAATGTATATTCTGCATGGCATGTGTAACAGCCTGCCCGTGGAGTGTAATTAAGGTAAACAACGAGTAA
- a CDS encoding NifB/NifX family molybdenum-iron cluster-binding protein encodes MKVACVVDEENMLSPLEYGNSIFLIDDETKKIEEYENPGFGRTHGGREVAMAGILSLKPDMFVVTENSLCPGSYNMSLGKVKYVVTEEKPISDVIKNLKELEGKAVEELEPVLYREH; translated from the coding sequence ATGAAAGTAGCATGCGTAGTAGACGAAGAAAATATGTTGAGCCCTCTGGAATATGGCAATTCAATATTCCTTATAGACGATGAAACAAAGAAGATAGAAGAGTATGAAAATCCAGGATTTGGCAGAACACATGGTGGGAGAGAGGTTGCAATGGCCGGAATTCTATCCTTAAAGCCAGATATGTTCGTAGTGACAGAAAACTCACTGTGCCCCGGATCATACAATATGTCTCTTGGAAAAGTAAAATATGTGGTTACTGAGGAAAAACCAATTTCCGACGTAATAAAAAACCTGAAAGAACTTGAAGGTAAAGCTGTTGAAGAGCTAGAGCCTGTTCTTTACAGAGAACATTAA
- a CDS encoding argininosuccinate synthase, translated as MDKVLLLYSGGLDTSVMAKWIQKEMKKEVVTLTLNIGNSNLQKIKEKALGLGVSDAIVLDVKNEFSEKYIAKEIYADGMYEGYPLSTAIARPLMAEKAVLYAEEYGCNTIAHGSTGKGNDQVRFEVTMKALNEDINVIAPVRDWNMNRPDEIKYAKANGIDIPMGGKYSVDENIWGRSVEGSSIETVSNPLEYDVYEWVKPLEETGNGDIIDIEFKNGVPVSLNGEQYALKELVEKLNVIAGNNGIGLINHMEDRVTGIKSHEVYEVPGAMAIIQAHKMMESLTLNKSELDIKNYMDNQWSNFVYNGLWYDPVMEHINQFESSINKYVNGNIKLKLYKGNIVMQSIESENSIYNYDKISYDNSNFNQDSAKGFIDIYKNNTVYASNARKEKIKLIQ; from the coding sequence ATGGATAAAGTATTATTATTATATTCAGGCGGCCTTGACACATCTGTTATGGCAAAGTGGATTCAGAAGGAAATGAAGAAAGAGGTTGTTACACTCACATTGAACATAGGCAACAGCAATCTTCAAAAAATAAAGGAGAAGGCTCTCGGGCTGGGAGTTTCTGATGCAATAGTACTGGATGTAAAGAACGAGTTTTCAGAAAAATATATTGCAAAAGAGATTTATGCAGACGGCATGTATGAGGGTTACCCCCTATCTACTGCTATTGCGAGGCCGCTGATGGCAGAAAAAGCGGTACTGTATGCTGAAGAATATGGCTGCAACACAATTGCACATGGTTCAACAGGCAAGGGCAATGATCAGGTAAGGTTTGAGGTTACAATGAAAGCCCTCAATGAAGATATAAATGTAATCGCACCCGTAAGGGATTGGAATATGAACAGGCCGGATGAGATTAAATATGCAAAAGCAAACGGTATAGATATCCCCATGGGTGGAAAATATTCTGTTGATGAAAACATATGGGGGAGGTCGGTTGAAGGATCGAGTATAGAAACTGTATCAAATCCGCTTGAATACGATGTTTATGAATGGGTTAAGCCCCTTGAGGAAACAGGAAATGGCGATATAATAGATATTGAATTTAAAAATGGGGTTCCCGTTTCACTGAATGGAGAACAGTACGCCCTTAAAGAACTTGTGGAGAAACTGAACGTTATAGCGGGGAACAATGGAATAGGGCTTATAAATCACATGGAAGACAGGGTAACCGGAATTAAAAGCCATGAAGTCTATGAGGTCCCGGGAGCTATGGCTATCATACAGGCACATAAAATGATGGAATCACTTACCCTGAATAAATCTGAACTGGATATTAAAAATTATATGGATAATCAATGGTCAAATTTTGTTTACAATGGATTATGGTATGACCCGGTGATGGAACACATAAACCAGTTTGAATCCAGCATAAATAAATACGTCAATGGAAATATAAAATTGAAGCTTTACAAGGGGAATATAGTAATGCAATCTATAGAAAGTGAAAATTCAATATACAACTATGATAAGATAAGCTATGACAACAGCAATTTCAATCAGGACTCAGCTAAAGGATTCATAGATATTTACAAAAACAATACAGTATATGCTAGCAATGCCAGGAAAGAGAAAATAAAATTAATCCAGTAA
- a CDS encoding helix-turn-helix domain-containing protein: MEQELKMLTPSTRLVFMMLRQMKVARLCQIIESTGLSRRSVLYSVKKLNSLGLIEISICLSDTRQRFYCIKINE; the protein is encoded by the coding sequence ATGGAACAGGAACTTAAAATGCTTACACCTTCCACAAGGCTGGTGTTTATGATGCTCCGGCAGATGAAGGTTGCAAGATTATGCCAGATCATTGAAAGCACAGGGCTTTCCAGGAGGTCTGTTCTTTATTCCGTTAAAAAACTGAATTCTTTGGGTTTAATTGAGATAAGCATTTGCCTTTCAGATACCAGACAGAGGTTTTACTGCATTAAAATCAATGAATAA
- a CDS encoding Mrp/NBP35 family ATP-binding protein, translating to MAGTIKINDPPPRPSLTPGKSVKYNVKHTIMVMSGKGGVGKSTVATNLAVTLAQKAFKVGLLDADINGPDDPKMLGVEEAKAFGNEEGKIEPAKTKYNVDVISMEMALPTHDTPVVWRGAIRHKAVQQFLEDTSWTDKDLLVIDLPPGTGDEPLSICQLIPDADGIVIVITPQEVALLDAKKAINFARKVNMPILGIIENMSGFVCPHCGQETDIFKKGGTEQIAKEYNIPYLGNIPIMPEIVQDSDSGIPAVANNDYIKKFFDVVADNLIKNLKK from the coding sequence ATGGCAGGAACAATAAAGATAAATGACCCGCCGCCAAGGCCGTCATTAACCCCCGGAAAATCTGTTAAATATAATGTAAAACATACAATAATGGTTATGAGTGGAAAAGGCGGAGTTGGAAAATCAACTGTAGCTACCAATCTGGCTGTTACCCTTGCACAGAAAGCATTTAAAGTAGGGCTTCTAGATGCCGATATAAATGGGCCTGATGACCCGAAAATGCTTGGCGTTGAGGAAGCGAAAGCCTTTGGAAATGAGGAAGGGAAAATAGAACCAGCTAAAACGAAATATAATGTAGATGTAATCTCAATGGAAATGGCATTGCCCACACATGATACTCCGGTAGTATGGAGAGGGGCAATAAGGCATAAAGCGGTTCAGCAGTTCCTTGAAGATACCTCATGGACTGATAAGGATTTGCTTGTCATAGATCTTCCGCCGGGAACAGGTGATGAACCCTTAAGTATTTGCCAGCTTATACCTGATGCAGATGGAATTGTCATTGTTATAACTCCACAGGAAGTGGCCCTCCTTGATGCAAAGAAAGCTATAAATTTTGCAAGAAAAGTTAATATGCCAATTCTTGGGATTATTGAAAATATGAGTGGATTTGTGTGCCCGCACTGTGGTCAGGAAACTGACATATTCAAGAAAGGTGGTACAGAACAGATAGCAAAGGAATACAACATACCCTATCTTGGAAATATACCTATTATGCCAGAAATAGTCCAGGATTCAGATTCAGGCATACCTGCGGTAGCAAATAATGATTATATAAAGAAATTTTTTGATGTTGTGGCAGATAATTTAATTAAAAATTTGAAAAAATAA
- a CDS encoding lyase family protein produces MKIWSGSAAPESGNEAYRIMLEKDIDVDKYLIPYEILSLMAYNLNIYERNISDRNNSKATLKELLSLYNRKISLDPDLEDVHGNIENIAIRETNGAANNMRMFMSRNEQVHTDVNFFLIDILLEYEKIIYNTITGLEKLTQNGIMPGYTHYRQGMPVTFQTYVDFIKNIMVYNFNNIDSILNELKELPLGYGSGFGSMSDANFKEVAEYMGMKKQIKNPLFSFMLYSDNYIKVLSAINSFLIDISRIFQDMIIFSGDEMKIIELPAGYVTGSSLMPNKVNPDFLEIFQGYAAKSISLMNLLYSGTINKTTGYHRDFQILKDEVIPFMVELKGVLNGFPELFSGIKFNKEASERIIGNSIYATYNSKLNFKNNGNWKESYKMTGDMIRSGKALKPYMPEDVVSYNNFGFLRDKIENNISSLENGKKKLLKMVNDIISNL; encoded by the coding sequence ATGAAAATATGGTCTGGCAGTGCAGCGCCTGAATCGGGCAACGAAGCGTACAGAATTATGCTTGAGAAAGATATTGATGTTGATAAGTACCTTATACCCTATGAAATTTTATCATTAATGGCATATAACCTCAACATATATGAGAGAAATATATCTGATAGAAATAACTCAAAAGCAACTCTAAAGGAGCTTTTATCCCTGTATAATAGAAAAATTTCACTTGATCCAGATCTTGAAGATGTGCATGGGAATATAGAAAACATAGCTATAAGGGAAACAAATGGGGCTGCGAATAATATGAGGATGTTCATGTCAAGGAATGAACAGGTACATACCGATGTGAATTTTTTCCTTATTGATATCCTTCTGGAATACGAGAAAATCATATACAACACAATTACAGGGTTAGAGAAGTTAACACAGAATGGAATTATGCCGGGATATACACATTACAGGCAGGGCATGCCAGTTACATTCCAGACCTATGTTGATTTCATTAAAAATATAATGGTATATAACTTCAATAATATTGATTCAATATTAAATGAATTGAAAGAGCTCCCATTAGGCTATGGTTCCGGTTTCGGTTCAATGTCCGATGCAAATTTCAAAGAAGTTGCAGAATATATGGGGATGAAAAAGCAGATAAAGAATCCATTATTCTCTTTCATGCTTTATTCAGACAATTATATCAAAGTTTTATCCGCAATAAATTCATTTTTAATAGATATATCAAGAATATTCCAGGACATGATAATTTTCAGCGGAGATGAAATGAAGATTATTGAATTGCCAGCAGGATATGTTACTGGAAGCTCATTGATGCCAAATAAAGTTAATCCTGATTTTCTTGAAATATTCCAGGGATATGCGGCAAAATCCATTTCACTGATGAATTTGCTATATTCCGGGACGATAAATAAGACAACCGGGTATCATAGAGATTTCCAGATATTAAAGGATGAAGTAATACCGTTTATGGTTGAATTAAAGGGTGTGTTAAATGGGTTTCCAGAATTATTCTCCGGAATTAAGTTCAATAAAGAGGCCAGTGAAAGAATAATAGGCAATTCCATTTATGCAACATACAATTCAAAGTTAAATTTTAAAAATAATGGGAACTGGAAGGAATCCTATAAAATGACTGGGGACATGATTAGGTCAGGAAAAGCGTTGAAGCCATATATGCCAGAGGATGTAGTATCATACAATAATTTTGGTTTTCTCAGGGATAAAATAGAAAATAATATTTCTTCCTTAGAAAATGGCAAAAAAAAGTTATTGAAAATGGTAAATGATATAATATCTAATTTATAA
- a CDS encoding HIT family protein — MYDETCIFCREIANKGNAAFVYRGVNILAFMDNAPIEEGHVLVIPRNHYENIYDIDKDIYLELQLAVKRISIAVKNVLKTDGLNIGQNNGRVANQVVMHYHVHIIPRYYRKKINWERENANIDDLEIIAAKIRAGIKEVEL, encoded by the coding sequence ATGTACGATGAAACATGTATTTTCTGCAGGGAAATAGCTAACAAAGGCAATGCGGCATTTGTCTACAGAGGTGTAAACATACTTGCATTTATGGATAATGCCCCTATAGAAGAGGGTCATGTTCTTGTAATACCCAGAAACCACTATGAAAACATATATGATATTGATAAGGATATATATCTAGAACTCCAGCTTGCCGTGAAACGCATATCTATAGCTGTTAAAAACGTACTTAAAACAGATGGCTTGAATATAGGGCAGAACAATGGCAGGGTGGCAAACCAGGTAGTTATGCACTATCATGTTCATATAATACCCAGGTATTACAGGAAGAAGATAAACTGGGAAAGGGAAAATGCAAATATAGATGATCTTGAAATCATTGCTGCCAAAATCCGGGCAGGCATAAAAGAGGTAGAATTATGA
- a CDS encoding carboxymuconolactone decarboxylase family protein, producing MDAGKKMEEVGRVMQSISEDNKEYMGAFMGLMQNTMRAGTLSVKQKELIALALSIAARCEWCISYHVKSAIEAGATKKELMETGYVVVLMYGSQAMMELNSMLDAIEKFYKK from the coding sequence ATGGACGCAGGGAAAAAAATGGAAGAAGTAGGAAGGGTAATGCAATCAATATCAGAAGATAATAAGGAATATATGGGTGCATTTATGGGGCTAATGCAAAATACAATGAGGGCCGGAACACTTTCTGTAAAACAGAAGGAACTAATTGCCCTGGCACTCAGCATAGCAGCCAGATGTGAATGGTGCATTTCATATCATGTAAAATCAGCCATAGAAGCTGGCGCAACTAAAAAAGAATTGATGGAAACGGGATATGTGGTTGTCCTCATGTATGGCTCACAGGCAATGATGGAGCTTAACAGTATGCTGGACGCAATAGAAAAATTTTATAAAAAATAG
- a CDS encoding peroxiredoxin — protein MAVYLGQKAPGFLVNTTKGPLSLEDYKGNWVILFSHPADFTPVCTTEFMAFARRYDEFKKINTELIGLSVDSIYSHIEWMKNIKEKFGIEIPFPVIADINKDVAREYNMMDEKTGSTVRGVFIIDPNMIVRLMIYYPAETGRNIDEIMRTLKALQMNWDRKLAAPVNWQPGNDGIVSAPGTLDEAINREKNGSKTWYLTYEAVR, from the coding sequence ATGGCAGTATATTTAGGACAGAAAGCTCCGGGTTTCCTTGTTAATACAACAAAGGGGCCATTGAGCCTGGAAGATTATAAGGGAAATTGGGTGATATTGTTTTCGCACCCCGCAGATTTTACGCCGGTGTGCACAACAGAATTCATGGCCTTTGCTAGAAGATACGATGAATTTAAAAAAATTAATACAGAGTTAATTGGTTTGAGTGTTGACAGTATCTATAGCCATATAGAGTGGATGAAAAATATAAAAGAGAAATTTGGCATAGAAATACCGTTTCCTGTAATCGCCGATATCAATAAAGATGTGGCAAGGGAATACAACATGATGGACGAAAAAACAGGTTCGACTGTAAGGGGCGTATTTATTATAGACCCGAATATGATTGTAAGGTTAATGATATATTATCCTGCTGAAACAGGAAGAAACATAGATGAAATTATGCGAACATTAAAAGCATTGCAGATGAACTGGGACAGAAAGCTGGCCGCGCCCGTCAACTGGCAACCCGGTAACGATGGCATTGTTTCAGCTCCAGGAACTCTTGATGAAGCAATTAATAGGGAAAAGAATGGCAGCAAAACATGGTATTTAACCTATGAGGCGGTGAGATAA